Proteins encoded in a region of the Pseudomonas putida genome:
- a CDS encoding GntR family transcriptional regulator produces the protein MQVANKKTAIYQHILERLLNRRYAFGEKILVKEISEETGVSRQPIMTALNSLQERGFVVITAQVGCEVVHPTRLEVDDFYQMFANNEALIAGLAAERGSPDDVLRMSEINDKIRSINPAHSDAADSYRNLNVEFHRVLHSMAKSPILSSRQVANFELSDFFIVQTCGFQVHLGAATDEHDEILAALKTRNKKAAANAAASHIHSVAKDVVSKMPEAEKLAS, from the coding sequence ATGCAAGTGGCAAACAAGAAGACCGCTATCTATCAGCACATTTTGGAACGCCTACTGAATCGTAGATATGCGTTCGGTGAAAAAATCCTGGTAAAGGAAATCAGCGAGGAAACGGGTGTCAGTCGTCAGCCAATCATGACCGCACTGAACAGCCTGCAGGAGAGGGGCTTTGTCGTGATCACTGCCCAGGTTGGATGTGAGGTTGTGCACCCTACACGTTTGGAAGTTGATGACTTCTACCAAATGTTTGCGAACAACGAAGCGCTTATCGCAGGGCTTGCTGCTGAGCGTGGCTCCCCTGATGATGTGCTGCGTATGTCCGAGATCAACGACAAAATTAGAAGCATCAATCCAGCTCACAGCGATGCTGCCGACAGTTATCGGAATTTGAACGTAGAATTCCATCGCGTGCTGCACTCAATGGCGAAATCGCCAATACTCTCGTCACGCCAAGTAGCAAATTTCGAGCTATCCGACTTTTTCATCGTGCAAACCTGCGGCTTCCAAGTGCACTTGGGGGCTGCTACTGATGAGCATGATGAGATTCTTGCAGCGCTTAAAACCAGGAACAAAAAGGCTGCAGCCAATGCGGCTGCGAGCCATATTCACAGTGTGGCGAAGGATGTCGTATCTAAAATGCCTGAGGCTGAGAAGCTAGCCTCATAG
- a CDS encoding transporter: MKSYVTRAGVASAFGCSLLVSSLCYGTESGDTVWPLGVQTVLPAILPPPGETSLYSYTAYYKADSFKDNSGKSSVPGFSLENFVQAIRVVHTWDVKFDSGVTLSSGIIGSANKIKVEAFGNSDTDSGFRQLYLTPLYVGYSPSENLHLLTGFSAFVPLGNYDGNKLANSPPGYASYTQEFDLTWFPHPNWEVSIAPTFTINAKNDDTDYRSGNVFNVDYLLGYRLQSNPKVQLGLVGYYTKQVTDDRYDHGDLDDGNRLSKFAVGPQIFYAFDQKSGVVLKWMRETAVKNGPKGDSLWLEFAFPL; encoded by the coding sequence ATGAAAAGTTATGTAACACGCGCCGGCGTTGCTAGCGCGTTCGGATGCTCTTTGCTCGTTTCTTCGCTATGTTACGGTACTGAAAGTGGAGATACCGTTTGGCCGCTAGGCGTACAGACCGTTCTTCCGGCAATCCTGCCCCCACCAGGTGAAACCTCTTTGTACAGTTATACCGCCTACTACAAGGCGGATAGCTTTAAAGACAACAGTGGCAAATCCTCTGTCCCAGGGTTCAGCTTGGAGAATTTTGTTCAAGCTATTCGTGTGGTGCACACGTGGGACGTGAAATTCGATAGCGGCGTTACTCTCAGCAGCGGAATCATCGGGTCAGCGAACAAGATCAAGGTTGAGGCATTCGGAAACAGTGATACAGACTCCGGCTTCAGGCAGCTGTACCTTACCCCTCTATATGTCGGCTACTCGCCTTCCGAAAACTTGCACTTGCTAACGGGATTCAGTGCCTTTGTCCCATTGGGAAACTATGACGGTAATAAGTTAGCGAATAGCCCGCCAGGCTATGCGAGCTATACTCAGGAATTTGACCTAACCTGGTTCCCCCACCCTAACTGGGAGGTCTCGATTGCACCGACCTTCACCATCAATGCGAAGAACGACGACACCGACTATCGCTCGGGCAACGTGTTCAACGTCGACTACCTGCTTGGCTACAGGCTGCAGTCCAATCCCAAGGTTCAGCTGGGTTTGGTGGGATATTACACCAAGCAGGTCACCGATGATCGCTACGACCATGGTGACCTCGATGATGGGAACCGGCTGAGTAAATTCGCCGTTGGCCCCCAAATCTTCTATGCGTTTGATCAGAAGTCAGGGGTCGTGCTCAAGTGGATGCGTGAGACCGCGGTCAAGAACGGTCCCAAAGGCGACTCTCTATGGCTTGAGTTCGCTTTCCCGCTATGA
- a CDS encoding cupin domain-containing protein, whose translation MKVRRVVAGTQNGKAVFLADGFAPQTHEYKNIPGFATSLIWQTVASPSLPEAFDDPVQASSSLLPQPGETKCLAVSFPPDSIFQSSDFNPEEAHAEQQRHLLGLYECFDLERPGMHASPTVDYGIVVKGPLILELDDGQIRELASGDIVVQQGNIHAWRNPGTEPALVTFVLIGAHVLR comes from the coding sequence ATGAAAGTGAGACGAGTAGTTGCAGGCACGCAGAATGGTAAAGCTGTATTCCTAGCCGACGGTTTCGCGCCTCAGACCCATGAGTACAAAAATATTCCAGGATTCGCTACTTCTTTAATATGGCAAACGGTGGCATCTCCGTCCCTTCCTGAAGCATTTGACGATCCAGTTCAAGCCAGCTCTTCACTGCTGCCTCAGCCTGGAGAAACCAAGTGTCTGGCGGTGAGCTTCCCGCCTGACTCAATCTTCCAGTCCTCGGATTTCAATCCCGAGGAGGCCCATGCTGAGCAGCAACGCCACCTGCTTGGACTGTATGAATGCTTCGACCTTGAGCGACCAGGCATGCACGCATCTCCGACAGTCGACTACGGCATTGTGGTCAAAGGCCCTCTCATTCTCGAACTGGACGACGGCCAGATCAGGGAGCTCGCGAGCGGAGACATCGTGGTGCAGCAAGGCAATATACATGCTTGGCGAAACCCCGGGACCGAACCTGCGTTGGTTACATTCGTCCTGATTGGCGCCCACGTCCTGCGGTAA